GTACCGCTTTTGATAAGAGGAAATAGGACAGAGCGATAAAGGTGCTGGTGGCCAATAGGCCGGCTTGCCCGTAGTGAACATCATCAAATGCTTTAAGTGATGTTGTTCCAGCCGTTTCACTGAGAATTGCTGCCAATAAGAATAGCCAGTATCGAAGCATAATTCCTCCTGACGTTTGTGTCTGTGCAGGAATAGCCTTTTTTTTGGGATGATAGTTCATTGAGATAATCCAGAACGATGAGATATGAGATGTAGAGGGAGCCGAGGCGTCAACGAGGTATGAAATATCTGTAGGAAGCGACTATTATCCGATGCTTGGCAAAGGTAAATGAAAATAATGCATAAAAAAGCGCCCTATAAGGTAGAGCGCTTTTTGCTACATTCTATATTTGGTGTCCGGCTGCATTTTTTTTAGCAGGTCAGTAAGAGACTCGTCATCTCTTTTAGGGTCAGTAACTTGTGCGACACGCCTTGAGTCTTCCAGCGTCTTTTGACTGTCCTGTGCGGAACGCATCATTTGCGCTGCACCGTCTGTTGCTGGATCGTGTGGCTGCGGGGAATGTCCGGTTGCCGTGTCAGTTGTTTCCAAAACTGTTCTAGACACAAGAATTGGTATTCCTGCGCGCAGGGCAAGTGCCACGGCATCAGATGGTCTACAGTCTATCCGACTGCGCCTGCCGCCCATATCAACATCTAATTCAGCAAAGTATGTTCCGTTTTCAACGCGAACTATGTCTACCCCAAGTAGCTGAGCACCTAGTTCCTCTATGCTGTGGAGCATAAGGTCATGTGTCAGGGGGCGTGGAACTTCCACTTGATTCAGGAAGATGGAAATGGCCATTGCCTCCATTGCACCTATCCAGATATTCAGCATTCTCTCGCCTGCTAGATCTTTCAGAATAAGTATCGGGGCTCGGGTTTTTTTATCAAGCGAAAGTCCGGCGACTTCCATTCTTACCATGTGTCTCCTGCCTTTTCAGCAATGAGAGAGTGTCTGGTGGCTTTGACGACAGTTACAGGAAGAACTTTTCCTGTAACGTCTTCGCCTTCTGGCAGTGTAACGATCACCAACTGACCATATATATCCCGACCTTGCCAAGACACGCCCTCTGTTCCGGGATGTCTGCTGACTCCTTCGAAAAGAATGTCCAGTTTTTTACCTACCATGGATTGAAGGATACGTTCAGTATTATCAGTCTGCCAGGCTTGATAGCGTGCAAGACGGTCTTGCATTACTTTCTTTTCCACTTTCTCCGGAAGCATCTCGGCCTTTGTTCCCGGACGATCAGAGTAGTTGAAAGAAAAACTTTGTGCGTAGTCCACAATCTTTGCAATGCGCATAGTCTCAAGGAAATCTTCTTCTGTTTCTCCCGGAAAGCCGATGATCATGTCAGTCGTTAATTGGATGTCAGGGCGAACAGCTTTAAGTTTCTCGACAATGGTCAGGTATTTTTTGATATCGTATTTACGGCCCATTTTTTTCAAAATGGTATCAGAACCGGACTGTAGCGGCAGATGGAGGCGTGGGCAAAGCACATCCAGTTTACCAAATGCTTCAATAACTTCATCAGCAATATCTTTAGGGTGTGATGTCACAAAACGTAGACGCTTAAGTCCGTCAAGTTCTGCAATTTTGTACAGCAGCTCCGTAAAGGAAGTTCCGTCTCCATGGCTGTCTTGTCCGAAGGAGTTTACGTTTTGTCCGAGCAGCGTAATTTCACGAGTGCCGCGGGAAAGTAGATCCTTACATTCATCAATAATTGCCTGAGTAGGACGAGATTTCTGGCGCCCTCGGGTGTACGGAACAATGCAGTATGCGCAGAAGTTATCACAGCCGGTCATAATATTAACGAAACTGGAAACAGGAGCTTCTGAATCGCTCCAGTTTCCATCGCGATCTGGATACTCTTCGGAAAAATCAAGAAGGCTCATGCGTAAGGATGGGTCATCAACAAGACGGTCAAGTGCCTGCGGTGCAGAAGAGAGGCCATCTGTGCCAAAAACAAGACGAACTTGCTTGAACCGTTTGAAAAACCCACGGCCAACCTGCTGTGCAACACAGCCGCCTACGGCAACAATGACATCCTCGCGGCCTTTGGTCATGACATTGATACGGCCTAAAAGGCTATATACTTTCTGCTCGGGTTTTTCTCGGACAGAACATGTATTTACGATGAAAACAGAAGCATCTTCCGGATTTTCACATTCCGTAAAGCCTCTGGATGCCAGAGTACGTTTCAGCCAGTCAGAATCGCTGACGTTCATTTGACAGCCGAAAGTCATTATATGAAATTTACGTTCAATCATAAAAGTATCTCGTTATCGTCCGTGCTTGCAGACGGGCAGTGTATTATTGAGGAGAGTTGTTGAGTTATTCGTCGCGGAATCGTTCCGGTACTGGTTCTCCCGGTGCACGCATTCCGCCAATGGCAAAAAGTGCCATAGGAATAATCAGACAAAGGATTCCCCAGAAGAAAGGATTACGTCCTTTTTTGTGGGCAAAGATAGCCCCGATAATTCCTGCGACAGACCATATAAGAAACATGTAGATATATCCGGTATTGGAAAAATCAAGTGCCAGCATATCGTTCATGAACACTCTCCGTAAAAGGTATCGTTGCCGCGTGAATGCGGTGAGTATCAATACGGTATAACAGTTGCGGGTGCAAGTGGAGCCGTTTGTATTTCCTATTGGCATGGTCGGAATTACACGATATACCAGATAGGTATAATTATTTGGTGCTCTTTATGTTCTGCCGAGTATCACATTCTACAAGTTGGAGAAGAAAATTATGGCAACAATCAAAGTGTCCGGAATGAAAAGTCCTGATTGCGCTGCAACCATATCTGAAGTTGTTAAAACTGCTGACGGTGTCGAAGTGGTTAACGTTAATTACGCAACAGGTGAAGTAACTTATGGCCCAACAGAGTGTGTTGATCCTGCAATTATCGAAGAAATGATCAAAGAGGCTGGCTACGAACCGGAAGGTAATTAGTTCGAGCTGCAAGGCAGAAGAGGTCTATGAAGGCGGCTTGAATTTTTTGAGTGAATCATATGGCTTCTTACTATTGATCACGGTGTGAGAGTTGACACATCTTGTCCATGCCTTTTGCCGTTTCAGAAGTGCGTTTAATGATACGGCTCCAACATTTTTCTGCGGAGTTGTTGATTCTCATCAACTCATCCCAAGAATATAAAGGCTTAGAAGGATTACCTTCTAAGCCTTTTTTGAGGAATATAAAAAAATGCAGAAATCAAATCTGGTGGTTGGAATGCATCGGTTCGGGCAAAAAGAATTCTTTTTGAATGTATTTCTAGCAGTTCAACAAAAGGGCCTTGTTTTTTGCTGTTTCATACTCCAGAAAAAACTTTTCACCTCGAGAAATGGATGCTTTCATAGAGTGGATTGAGTGTTCAGTGCCCAACCTCTCTGTACGTGCTATACCTGTGAATACATGGATTGAAGTTTGATGAGATGGCGTTTTTCCTCCTGAATACATTCGCGAATAGCTTCTTTTTCGGAATCCGGAACAAAGTCTTCCATCTCAATAAAAAACAGCAGGGTGTCCTTTTCAAAGCTCATGGCCATTCGTATGGCCTCTTTTTCATCTTCCATTATGGCCACTCTTTTTTCCACAGCCTCGTCGGAGAAAAGGGCATGTGATTCGATCAGTCCTTGGATGTACGCACCGAATTCTTCGCTTGTGGCCCATGCTGGTAACTCGATTTGACCGAGCCGATCTGTGAGAGCCTGAAAGATTCCCTGATGTCTAGTTTCTTCAATAGCCAGATAGTGGAATAGTTCACGTGTTTTTTGGGTCTTGGCGGCCTCTTCCAGACGCAGATAAAATTCTCGGCCTTTTTTTTCTATTTCTACTGCAATCTTGGCTATTTCGTTAGCTCGGAAAAAACTTGCCATGATATCTCCTTGTCTTGGTTGTTGCGTGATACGTTCCGGACATCGTCTCTGGTGCCGTCCGGCACGTAGTATATGATGATTTGTTGAGATCTATTTTAATTGTGTACAGGAAAAGACCAAATCGTCAATGCATACGTACTTTGTATCAAAGTTGCACCTTCTATCTCTATCCTGTGTGGTTAGGATGTTGTCTTCTTTGAAGTCCAACCTACCAGATTTTACAGGGGGATTTGGATGAGAGGTACCATAACGAGACGAAATGTTGAAAGGTAGCCTTTTTTTGTAGATGGTGCTTCTACGCGTATACTATAACAAAACGGGTTGCGCCTATCTAGTCGCAACCCGAGAAAAACAGAAGGGAAGTCGCAGCGAATATTCGTGGTGGCTATTTTAACAGCTCACCACAACTGCTGGGAACATAAAAAGCTCCACAAACTCTATTGAGCAGAATTTAGGCTTTGAAAGCTTCAGCGTAACGTGCGTCGAATTCTTCTTGAGTAAAGGAATGTTCGCGGGTGCCATAGTGTTCTACACAAAAGCTTGCGCTTACTGCACCAAGCTTGGCGGCTTCTTCTACTGATTTACCGTTGATAATTCCTTTGATGAGTCCTGCACGGAATGCATCACCACAGCCTGTCGGGTCTACAACATCTTTTGGCTTTGCAATGCCAACCTCTACAGGGCTGCCATTATCAATACGGGAGCCGTTTTCTGCGAGTGTTGTGATAATGTAATCACATTTTTCCAGAAGTTGTTCTTTTGATAGGCCGGTAGCATTTTTAATGAGTTCAAGCTCGTAGTCGTTAGAAACGAGCATGTGAGCACCTTCAATGCATTCAAGCAGTTCTTCACCGGAGAATATTGTAATTTGCTGACCTGGATCAAAAATGTAGCGGATGCCGTTTTCTCGAAAATACTTAGGCAGATTCATCATGTCATCTTTGTTGCCCGGTGCAATGATTGCAATGTCATTTTCTTTGGATATGGTCGGGAATTCATAGTTACATGGATGAATCATCGCGCCCGGATGGAATCCCGTGATTTGGTTGTCGCTCTGGTCTGTTGTGATATGGCAATTGGCGGTGAAAAGATCATCAACAACACGGATTCCATCAAGTGAAATACTCTGTTTTTCCAAAACTTCTTTGTAGCGGTCAAAATCTTTACCAACAGTGGACAGAATGGTTGGTTTTTCGCCGAGCAGTGCGAGAGAGTGAGCAATGTTTCCTGCGGTACCGCCAAGTTTTTCCTCAAGACGTTCGATAAAGAAACATACGTTGAGCATGTGGATTTTGTCAGGGAGGATGTGGTCAGCAAATTTTCCGTCGAAGTTCATAATGCGGTCATAAGCGAGAGAGCCGAATACATAAATGGCCATTGAACTAATGCTCCTAGCAGGTTTCGTGTTCAATCCAGGACAAAAAGTCAGGGTTTCCGCCTGTGATTGGTAAAGATACTATACAGGGTACATCGTAGCTATGCAGTTTTTGCGCAGTTTGTGTAAGTGCGGTGACCTTGGCTTCTGATGTTTTTGCAATCAAGACAACTTCATGTGCAGATTGCACTTCATTTTCCCATTTGTAGATCGATTCTACGCCGGGAATAATATTGATACATGCGGCAAGGTTTTGTGAAACAAGCTCCTTACCGATAGACCGTGCTTCTTCAGGAGTTGAAACCGTCATATACACGAGAAAAGACATGGCATCTCCATTTTGTTGAAGTGCAGTTAACAACAAAAGGACAGTACAAAAAGTTAAGAGTGAGAGCAATTGTTCAACGTGTGTCAGTAGAAAAAGTATGAGCAGCGGTTGAAGGTAGCTTTTGCATGTTTTCATGACATTGAAACTTGCCAAAGCGTGTTTCTGCTGCAAAACTGCATGGAATTATAAGGTTTGTTTAAAAAAGTATTTTTTTAGATTGTTAATAGAAAATACGTGGCATGCCATGGGGTTGTCTGGAGAAAAAATGCGTAAGAAAGAACGGGCGCTGGAAATGTTAGCGCGATTACATAAGCGATATCCAATAAAATCGACTCATTTACATTTTTCAACAGTATGGGAGCTTTTTGTAGCCACAGTGCTTTCAGCTCAGTGCACTGATGAGCGTGTGAATAAGGTTACGCCTGTGTTGTTTGACCGTTGGCCTACACCCTACGAACTGGCAGAGGCTGATGTTCAAGATGTGGAAGAGGTTGTACGCTCTACAGGATTTTACCGTAATAAAGCAAAAAATATCGTGGCGGCTGCAAAGCGCGTTGTGGAAGTTTATGGTGGGGAAATTCCAAAAACTTCGAAAGAGGTCATCACTCTTGCTGGTGCTGCACGTAAAACCGCAAATGTTGTGCTTTGGAATGGGTACGGTATAAATGAAGGTATAGCGATTGATACTCATGTGAAACGCATAGTATTTCGCCTTGGACTGACAAAGGCGACTAATCCGACCATTGTTGAAAAAGATTTGTTACCGTTATTCCCAAAAGATGAGTGGGGTTTTGTAAACCATATGCTGGTTTCGTTTGGGCGTGATGTCTGTATAGCCCGTAGTCCACAGTGCGATCTCTGCGAGATGGAAGAGTTTTGTCCTAAGAATGGAGTGAAAAAGTAGCCATTAAATTTTTACTAGCATATGTGTGGTGATAAAATATATATTTACTCCCTTTTTGGTATGGAATTGTCTAATTAATATACTAATAATATTCATTTTATGTTAAAGTTTTATTGATTACGACGATAAGTAGTTATAGTGCATCCATTATATGCGTTTTAAATTTATAAGAAAGGCCGTCAGTATGTCGTTAGTAAACTCTTTGTTAAACAAACCGGTGGACATGGCACAATTACAAAAAACCGCGCAGACTACTATGCAAAAAAAGTCTGCCAGTGGTAGCGTGGTTTCAAATTTGTTTGTTGATCAGCAGACGGATCATTCTGAGTATCTTCAAGCACGACGTGAATCTATGGTGGCAGTTGACTCGTTGCTTGCGAGCAAAAAAGGGGCATTGACCTCACTTATAGGTACGCAAGTTCTTGCTACGGATCCAAATTCTCCAGATGGGAAAGCAAGCAGTGCCACTCTCAGAAATCGAGTTAATGCCATGTATACAAATCGGAAAAATAAAAAGATCCATAAAAATAATGACGCGTCAGTTGAAAAAAGAAATAAAGCTGAAGCAGTTCAAGACGCAGTTGAGGCTGCATTAGAAACTATTTCTGAAGCTGTGTCAGCCACATCAACACCTTCAGTTCCTTCAGTGCCTGTGAGTGAACCCGTTGCAGTAAAAGCACAGAGTGCGCCAGTTAAAATTTCTATCCGGGTCTAATTTGTGTTGTAGGTTGTCTGAAAGATCCGGTATATGAAAGCCAGAGTTCTCTGAAGAGAACTCTGGCTTTTTTGGTTAACCTACTGTGGAATAGGATAGAGTGTGACTACTGGCCTTTTATACTGTGGCAAAAGTGAATCAATAGGTGTGGTTGTTCATAGCTGAAGGGAAAGAGTAAGGGATGGCCTCGGATGGAATATTAGTCCGGCAACGGAATTTTAAGAATTTTTTCCCATAGCTTGTGATGCTTAAGAAATCTGGCAGGGCATATAGTGTCACTGTTTGTGGGAAGGTCTTCTAGCAAGTTTTGATACTTTTCAGGATTGCTTCCGTAGATGAGGCAATTGATTTCCTGAACGCGGCGAATGTCGCCTTGAATGTTTAGTGTAGATTCTGGCTCCGTTGCAAGTAATTGAAAAGCCTTTGCCGCGCTGGCTGCGATTTTAGCTCCATCTTCGTACACGCTGATAAGAAGGATTGCCGAAAGAGTATCAACGGCGTCTTCTTCCATACTTTCTGTAATACCCGTTGGCTGAGAATAAATTATTGCATGCCCTAATTCATGATATATAGCGTGGTGCAGTGTATTTAAAGCAGATGTTGCAGGATCTTTTTGGGCGACGTATTTTTTTTCAGCAAAGAGATTTTTGGTGTTGCTGAAGAATTCATATGGAATTTGAATTTCCAACTTGCCGTTCTGCAGTACAGCAAAATGGGGTCCGAGTTGGGTGCCGAACCGTAACGTCACATCTTCAGCAAGTAGATTCCAGTCTTCAACTATCTGTGCAACTTCTTCTGCAACTTCTGATTGATGAATAGTGCGTGCTGCCGCCACGTCTTCCGGTTCGGGAAGATCATATACTATGCGCAATCTGCCTTTGGCAGTGGCGGTGTCTGGAGTGAGCAAAGCACATGCGGCAAGAGTAAACAAGAGGGCTGCAATAGTGCGAAGCATGCAAAAATAATACATACGCATACTAGCACTGTACCGTTACTCTTTATGGATATCAATTTCTATTAACTTCAGTCGTTACAAACAATTATAGTGTATGGTTGTTCTTCTTTACAGGGACGTCAACGGGGGGGGATGTCACTATGGCTAATCAGGTAGTTTATAGCCCTGATCAAGCACGTGACGTGTATTGTCTCCGCTAAGGTTAGTCGAGAGCATGGTCTCTCTCGGTGGGAAGAGCAGAGTTCTCCATGTTGGAGGCATTTTGATAAAAAAGATAACTCAACTAGCTGAAAAAAAGAAAGGGTGGAGCCAGAAGCTCCACCCTTTCTTTTTTGTAATATACGTAGCAGCTAGATTTTCGCAGCAGTGCGAAGTGCGTCAACTGCGTCTGTTGCTTCCCAACGGAATTCAGGAAGCTCACGACCGAAGTGACCGTAGCATGCAGATTTTTTGTAGATAGGACGCTTGAGGTCAAGAGTTTTGCTGATGCCGTAAGGGCGCAGGTCAAATACTTCTTTAACTGCTTTCGTAAGAATTTCATCCGGAATTTCAGAAGTCCCGAAAGAAGTAGCAAGAACGGATACAGGTTCGGCAACGCCGATAACGTATGCAATCTGAACTTCACAGGTAGGTGCGAGGCCAGCAGCAACAACGTTTTTAGCAATGTAACGCCCCATGTAGGCAGCAGAACGGTCAACTTTGGACGGGTCTTTTCCGGAGAATGCACCGCCACCGTGGTGACCCATGCCGCCGTATGTGTCCTGAATGATTTTACGGCCGGTAAGACCGCAGTCTCCCATAGGACCGCCGATTACAAAACGACCAGTGGTATTGATGAAGATACGGGTAGCACTGTCGATGAGGTCTTCAGGAAGAGTCTTTTTGATAACCTCTTCGCGGATGCCGTCAACGATGTCGTCCTGAGATACGCCGTCTTTATGCTGGGAAGAAATAACGACAGTATCGATGCGGGTTGGTTTGCCGTCGACGTATTCAAAGGAAACTTCTGTTTTTCCGTCAGGGCGGAGGAAGTCGAGATCGTTATTTTTACGGGCAGCGGTGAGGCGTTCGGAAAGTTTATGAGACCAGTAAATAGGAGCTGGCATAAGGGTAGGAGTTTCGTTACATGCGTAACCGAACATCATGCCCTGATCGCCTGCGCCCTGATCTTCAGGGGCAGTCTGATCAACACCCTGTGCGATGTCTGGGGATTGTTTATCAATAGAGGAGAGTACTGCACAAGTGTCTGCATCAAAGCCCATGTCAGAGCTTGTGTAGCCGATTTCACGAATAGTGTCGCGAACTACAGTTGGGAAGTCAGCGTAGCCAGTGGTGCTGATTTCGCCGGCGATGACAGCCATCCCTGTTGTAACCAGAGTTTCACAAGCAACACGACATTCTGGGTCCTGAGCCATGATGGTGTCAAGAATCGCATCAGAAA
This sequence is a window from Halodesulfovibrio aestuarii DSM 17919 = ATCC 29578. Protein-coding genes within it:
- a CDS encoding bifunctional nuclease family protein, which codes for MVRMEVAGLSLDKKTRAPILILKDLAGERMLNIWIGAMEAMAISIFLNQVEVPRPLTHDLMLHSIEELGAQLLGVDIVRVENGTYFAELDVDMGGRRSRIDCRPSDAVALALRAGIPILVSRTVLETTDTATGHSPQPHDPATDGAAQMMRSAQDSQKTLEDSRRVAQVTDPKRDDESLTDLLKKMQPDTKYRM
- the miaB gene encoding tRNA (N6-isopentenyl adenosine(37)-C2)-methylthiotransferase MiaB; amino-acid sequence: MIERKFHIMTFGCQMNVSDSDWLKRTLASRGFTECENPEDASVFIVNTCSVREKPEQKVYSLLGRINVMTKGREDVIVAVGGCVAQQVGRGFFKRFKQVRLVFGTDGLSSAPQALDRLVDDPSLRMSLLDFSEEYPDRDGNWSDSEAPVSSFVNIMTGCDNFCAYCIVPYTRGRQKSRPTQAIIDECKDLLSRGTREITLLGQNVNSFGQDSHGDGTSFTELLYKIAELDGLKRLRFVTSHPKDIADEVIEAFGKLDVLCPRLHLPLQSGSDTILKKMGRKYDIKKYLTIVEKLKAVRPDIQLTTDMIIGFPGETEEDFLETMRIAKIVDYAQSFSFNYSDRPGTKAEMLPEKVEKKVMQDRLARYQAWQTDNTERILQSMVGKKLDILFEGVSRHPGTEGVSWQGRDIYGQLVIVTLPEGEDVTGKVLPVTVVKATRHSLIAEKAGDTW
- a CDS encoding heavy-metal-associated domain-containing protein translates to MATIKVSGMKSPDCAATISEVVKTADGVEVVNVNYATGEVTYGPTECVDPAIIEEMIKEAGYEPEGN
- a CDS encoding ferritin-like domain-containing protein produces the protein MASFFRANEIAKIAVEIEKKGREFYLRLEEAAKTQKTRELFHYLAIEETRHQGIFQALTDRLGQIELPAWATSEEFGAYIQGLIESHALFSDEAVEKRVAIMEDEKEAIRMAMSFEKDTLLFFIEMEDFVPDSEKEAIRECIQEEKRHLIKLQSMYSQV
- a CDS encoding carbohydrate kinase family protein translates to MAIYVFGSLAYDRIMNFDGKFADHILPDKIHMLNVCFFIERLEEKLGGTAGNIAHSLALLGEKPTILSTVGKDFDRYKEVLEKQSISLDGIRVVDDLFTANCHITTDQSDNQITGFHPGAMIHPCNYEFPTISKENDIAIIAPGNKDDMMNLPKYFRENGIRYIFDPGQQITIFSGEELLECIEGAHMLVSNDYELELIKNATGLSKEQLLEKCDYIITTLAENGSRIDNGSPVEVGIAKPKDVVDPTGCGDAFRAGLIKGIINGKSVEEAAKLGAVSASFCVEHYGTREHSFTQEEFDARYAEAFKA
- the cutA gene encoding divalent-cation tolerance protein CutA, which gives rise to MSFLVYMTVSTPEEARSIGKELVSQNLAACINIIPGVESIYKWENEVQSAHEVVLIAKTSEAKVTALTQTAQKLHSYDVPCIVSLPITGGNPDFLSWIEHETC
- the nth gene encoding endonuclease III; this translates as MRKKERALEMLARLHKRYPIKSTHLHFSTVWELFVATVLSAQCTDERVNKVTPVLFDRWPTPYELAEADVQDVEEVVRSTGFYRNKAKNIVAAAKRVVEVYGGEIPKTSKEVITLAGAARKTANVVLWNGYGINEGIAIDTHVKRIVFRLGLTKATNPTIVEKDLLPLFPKDEWGFVNHMLVSFGRDVCIARSPQCDLCEMEEFCPKNGVKK
- a CDS encoding DUF4344 domain-containing metallopeptidase is translated as MRMYYFCMLRTIAALLFTLAACALLTPDTATAKGRLRIVYDLPEPEDVAAARTIHQSEVAEEVAQIVEDWNLLAEDVTLRFGTQLGPHFAVLQNGKLEIQIPYEFFSNTKNLFAEKKYVAQKDPATSALNTLHHAIYHELGHAIIYSQPTGITESMEEDAVDTLSAILLISVYEDGAKIAASAAKAFQLLATEPESTLNIQGDIRRVQEINCLIYGSNPEKYQNLLEDLPTNSDTICPARFLKHHKLWEKILKIPLPD
- the metK gene encoding methionine adenosyltransferase — encoded protein: MINNKGKYYFTSESVTEGHPDKVADAISDAILDTIMAQDPECRVACETLVTTGMAVIAGEISTTGYADFPTVVRDTIREIGYTSSDMGFDADTCAVLSSIDKQSPDIAQGVDQTAPEDQGAGDQGMMFGYACNETPTLMPAPIYWSHKLSERLTAARKNNDLDFLRPDGKTEVSFEYVDGKPTRIDTVVISSQHKDGVSQDDIVDGIREEVIKKTLPEDLIDSATRIFINTTGRFVIGGPMGDCGLTGRKIIQDTYGGMGHHGGGAFSGKDPSKVDRSAAYMGRYIAKNVVAAGLAPTCEVQIAYVIGVAEPVSVLATSFGTSEIPDEILTKAVKEVFDLRPYGISKTLDLKRPIYKKSACYGHFGRELPEFRWEATDAVDALRTAAKI